AAACATAAATCGTTTCCGTTGGAAACCCATTCGCTATGCGGCTGCGCAATATAAAAAAAATCCTCATTATTCAACTGGGGGATATTGGCGATGTCGTCTGGACAACCCCAACTTTATGGGCGGTTAAGGGTGCCTATCCAGATGCCCAATTATCGATTCTGGTAAGGGAAGGATGCGGAGCCTTATTAGAGGGAGACCCTTCTCTGGATAAAGTGTTTGAAGTTCGGGGCTATAAGGGAGGTCTCCTGCGCAAAGGAAGAGAACAGATCAGATTCCTAAAGGCCTTGAGGCGGGAAGGCTTTTCTCTGGTTATTGATCTACGGGCCGGCGACCGGGGCGCCATCATTGCCTACCTCACAGGAGCCCCCATAAGGGTTTCCTTGCTTTACCGTGGAGGCGTTCCCTTCTGGCGAAATCGAGTATTTACCCATTTAATCGATCCACCTTACTTGGACAAAAAAGTCCGGGGGGCTGCGGAACAATCATTACGAATTGTACGGGGATTAGGGATCGAATCGCGCGATACCACTCCCCGATTACAGGTTTCAAAGGAAGTTAACATGCGGGTGCAGAGGATTCTCCAGCAAGAGAAAATTACTGATCTTGAAAAATGGATTACCCTTAACCCCTTTTCGCGATGGAGTTACAAGGAATGGAGCCTTGAGAGATGGCCAAGGATCATTGACTGGTTGTGGGATGAATATCAGATGGCCACGGTGATCACCGGTTCCCCGGAAGAAAAAGAGAGAGCGAGGATATTGGTCAAAAAATGCCAAGGGGAGGTTTTTAATCTGGCAGGGAAGACCACCCTCCGGGAGCTGGCGGGTCTGCTCAGTTTGAGTTTTTTACACATCGGAGTGGAC
This genomic stretch from Deltaproteobacteria bacterium harbors:
- a CDS encoding glycosyltransferase family 9 protein, whose amino-acid sequence is MRLRNIKKILIIQLGDIGDVVWTTPTLWAVKGAYPDAQLSILVREGCGALLEGDPSLDKVFEVRGYKGGLLRKGREQIRFLKALRREGFSLVIDLRAGDRGAIIAYLTGAPIRVSLLYRGGVPFWRNRVFTHLIDPPYLDKKVRGAAEQSLRIVRGLGIESRDTTPRLQVSKEVNMRVQRILQQEKITDLEKWITLNPFSRWSYKEWSLERWPRIIDWLWDEYQMATVITGSPEEKERARILVKKCQGEVFNLAGKTTLRELAGLLSLSFLHIGVDSAAPHIAAAVGTPTITIYGPSDWYDWAPIGDIHKVIFPDLECVPCHKKGC